The following nucleotide sequence is from Saimiri boliviensis isolate mSaiBol1 chromosome 6, mSaiBol1.pri, whole genome shotgun sequence.
CACATAGTTAGTTACCTTTTAACTCTTATTTGGTTTAAACCCTAATGTTGTCTATTGTTAAAGAGTGTGATGCTGGCTTTTAAATCTTTGAATCAACCTGTCTCAGGATCTCTAAATTTCTTATGAATACAATCGTCCTTTTCAAAGCTCATCAAAGCTACAATGAATACATACAATGCAGTGGTTTATACCTACCCACAGATTATCTCCTGAAATTCTACATTATTGGTACACTTTCCTTCtagactcatttttaaatttatatgaaattgattttattatCGTGACTTaagattcatttattattttactcttaATTCACGTTGTATATTGTTTCAGATTCTTCCTTAACTTTCTCATCTTGGGCAAATAATTCTCAGTAGAATATTTCAGCTGTTCCTTATTTTAATATCTAActcatatttaagaaaataatatgaccTGATTATATATGGAGGAAGTAAGTTTTGGCTACTAAatcaattataaaatgtttattagtcTCGGggctgattttttctttctttcttttttttttttttgacatggaggtttgctttgttacccaggctggagtgcaatggcacaatcttggctcactgcaacctccacctcccgggttctagcagttcttctgcctcaacccccctagtagctgggattacaggcctgtgccaccatgccaggctaattttgtatttttagtagagatggggtttcaccatgttggtcaggctggtttcaaactcctgatctcatgtgatccgctcacctcagcatcccaaagaacggggattacaggcgtgactcaccacacctggccctgattttgcctttcttctctcacttttgttttataaaatttttataagcaCATGGAAATAACAAAACATATTACACAAATGCTTTATGTAAATGAATTAGGTGACACTACCACACAGGGATGAATAACCAGTGCCATGATGTGGTAATGCTTCAAAACGTGTATTTATCAGCTGGCGAATGCTTCGTTAATTTAGTAAGTTATGGGGCACTAACCAATACATGAACCATAAAATTGTGCAGTTTATAAAAGGTTAATATAACATAGCCCATGGCATAGCATGCAATTTTGGTTATGAAATGAGGAAAATACACTAAATATATAGTACAATAATTGTTATGCAATCTATAAGTACATATACAAATAAGCATTAAGTGCGCAAagcaaaataatcagaaaaaatacgttaacaaaatgttaatgacagttttgaattgttttcatttacttttttgaattttgttatatTCAGCTTCTTTTCTAATTAACGTGTTTTACTTCTATGATAGTAtcatacttttaaatataaaaaactgtgaaaaatacatttatgccATCCTTGAAGGTGTCAGTCATAGCGTATTTTTATGGAAATGGCTTCTCCACCACCCCAGTAAAAAATTGTGAACATCACACGAAAAGACCACGCCGTAATTTCCCTCATTTGTGTATTCCAAGGTAAAAAGGGAAACCTTTGAACGAAATGTAACATGGCTGCATTTAGTGCTTGAACTTTTGTCCTTGGAAACATGCCGAGCAATCTTCCTTGGCAAATGGTCCCCAGGGATTACCAAAAGGGTCTTATCATCAGCCTCTGGTAGATGAGGTCCACTGGAATTATCAGAGTGAGGGAAAGAATAATCTCCTTGTGGTCACAGTGGCTGCCAGTGTTCTTTGATACATGACTTCTTGGTAGTCTTTCCATTTTACCAGGACCTAAACAAAATTTCTAGGCTGGTTTATTTTAACTcagaataaaacataataaatgcaCAAAAATGTAAAGACAACTTACCTTAAGGAAAACAGATACTATGAAAATTGCCATCACCTTAAATagttgcatattttatttaataacaaatttGAGGTTGACAAATTTCcagaaaatataagaagaaaattttttcacCAATTTTGACTCACACACAGTAAGTATTATTCTCGAAATTGGAAGATTTTGTTTCAGATTTTATTTCAGGTAAAATAAAACGGGGACTTTATCAgaataatatattaatacatacacacaccatttAGTCTTTACCCTAAGTAGTGTAAGAGTTGTAACAAATACAGAGTTGATGGAATCAGAGTCTACAAGAAGAGTACATATTCTTGGAAGAAATTAGATTTTGATTAGTTAAGTCAGGAAAACATCAcatcttttataaatttatactGACATATCATctataattttaatgtagtctACTAAAATCCACAAGCatgaaatttattgaaaattagtATTAAATAATATTGGAAACAAAAGGGaagtaaataatataataaaactttcatttttgtattaCATATCTAGTTATTTTCTCaagttttctgaaattatttataaacaaGGGTATAGTATATAAGCCTTCTCTCTGAAGTTAATACATCTTATAAGAATCAGTGTCTACATTTAATTGATCTGACTTCAGGTAAGTTACTCAAACTTTCCATACTCTATGGTAAAATATTTTCAGGTGgattaaatgtattaataaatgaAGGCATTCAAAACAATGTCAGGTTTATTATTATGCAATATggtacattttattataaagtgcAAATGTTAATTTCTACTTGTATCTATATTGGCAATAAAATTAACTTAGTCATATTCTATAAATGTCTTATCAATTTATGGAATGCTAAACTAATTATTAAATGCTAGGTCATTCCTATAAACAGAATCCTTTAAAGTCGTTCCTGTTAAGTATCAACTTTGGTTTCTCAGCAGTTTAAAGCAGTTGAGAATCATGACTAGAAGGAATAACACGAATGTGCCTGACTTCATCCTAATGGGACTGACGGATTCTGAAGAGATCCAGCTGGCTCTCTTTATAGTATTTCTCCTGTTATATCTAATTACCGTGCTGGGGAACGTGGGGATGATACTGATAATCCACCTGGACCTCCAGCTTCACACTCCCATGTATTTCTTCCTCACTCACCTGTCGTTTATTGACCTCAGTTACTCAACTGTCATCACACCTAAAACCGTAGCGAACTTACTGACTTCCAACTCTATTTCCTTCAGGGGCTGCTTTACCCAGAtgttcttttttgtcttcttggGAACTGCTGAGTGTTATCTTCTCTCCTCAATGGCCTGTGATCGCTATGTAGCTATCTGCTGTCCTCTGCACTACCCAGTTAGGATGTCCAAAAGGCTCTGCCGCGCTCTTGTCATTGGACCCTATGTGATTGGCTTTATCGACTCCTTAGTCAACGTGGTTTGCATGAGCAGACTGCATTTCTGCAAGTCAAACGTCATTCATCACTTTTTCTGTGACACGTCCCCAATTTTATCTCTGTCCTGCACTGACACATACGACATTGAAATTCTGATACTTATTATCGCTGGTTCCACTCTGATGGTGTCTCTTATCACAATATCTGCATCCTACGTGTTCATTCTCTCTACTATCCTGAAAATTAATTCCACTTCAGGAAAGCAGAAAGCTTTCTCTACTTGTGCCTCTCATCTTTTGGGAGTCACCATCTTTTATGGCACtctcatttttacttatttaaaaccaAGAAAGTCTTATTCCTTGGGAAGGGATCAAGtggcttctgtgttttatacTATTGTGATTTCCATGCTGAATCCACTCATTTACAGTCTTAgaaacaaagaagtgaaaaatgcTTTCATTAGAGTCATGCAGAGAAGAGAGTACTCCAGGTAATTAAAATAGCAGGAATGCTGAACATTTACactcatgttttctttcattcctaTTTGGGTATTTTCTTGGTCTCTCCATAAAAACAATTGAATCctttaatttatttgcatttctcttgtgCTACTTTTTGTTTGATTAAACATGATTTTGAACATTTCCAGGCATATGTTTTTAGAAATCTAAACGGTAGAAATCATAATATATGtgtcatatttacattttaaatatatgtttttaaaacaactgatgtggaaaagaaaatatgattgttGTTTAAAATTATACTATTCAAGTTCTTATGTATATTTCAATTGTAGACAAATTTGTTATGAAAAAAACTATTTGGGACACAATGATAGTAGTTTTAGATGTTATTCCATTTAGTATATGGGGAAGAATTATAGCAGAGTGGGTAGGAGTACctattttggaataaaattttCCAAGAGTTAGAGTCTAAATGTGCTACATTTTTAGCTGTATAATCCATAATATGTTACTTAAAACTTGAGTCTCCTTTTCCTAAGTGTACAAGATAAATGATAACTCCAAATCTGATCAGAGGGTAGTTGTATTTAAGGCAATCATAATCAGTGCTGTCCATTATCATTAGAAGACTTACATTCCTGCAGAATGCCTTTTTTTCAGGAATTTTAACTTGTGTTTTACAAATTACTTTTGCTTAATTTAATTGAGAGAACATAAgcaaccaaaaggaaaaaaattatcagcagttcagaattttttattttggaaataaaatatttcagtagaattatagcatatattaatataatagaaaatttagtattattataataatataatagaattattaatataacagaaaaatagcaTATATTCCTATAATCTTggaggaaatttgaaaaatattataaaatattaaagaaaatagaaatcctCTACAAATATTGAGTTTTGGCTGCTCTTCCTGTGGAGCAGCCCTTCTgttatttctttacttctctaataaactcgttttcagtttaagaaaaacaaatattgagtTTTGTACATGTTCTTCTAAATCAGTAGTTTTGAATACGTgctatatatataacacatataaacacattttCTGTCACTTTCCATGTACTGATTTTCACCTTTCTGTATCCATTTACAAGTTTAATATTTGATAATCTCTGTCATTGACAACTccaatatttgttttttctttgtacatGGGCAAAAATCAAGACTCATTTCACAGTGTTTTGGACTTGAAATACAAACTCACCAAGTTAAAAATCGTGTTTGAAAGAAAGCCTCTTAAAGAAGACTCTGGAATCTAATCTGTTTATCAGTGCCCATTATATTCTTAAGTTTGGACATTTACCTCACCTTCTCTTTTAACATGGGTCTAATTTATTTGCCCTGTAATTTTCCATACGAATCAGTTGATTTAAAAGTTCATTTCTCACATtgtgcattaaaataaaaatttgaacaattaaaaaaactacaTGTAGTGATATCTGTTTTGTGTGCTAAACATTTGAAAACTGGATTTCTGCAATGTGTCAAACTGCTTCTTTGTTaaaatcctgtgtgtgtgtgtgtgtgtgtgtgtttttaaaacattgcatTTCTCCTGATTTCTAcaagtttattttggttttaaaaataattccttgaGTTAAATGCTTTATTCGttgattatacatttatttttatttttatttttttgagatgaagatttgttcttgttacccaggctggagtgcaatggcgcgatctcggctcaccacaacctctgcctcctgggttcaggcaattctcctgcctcagcctcctgagtatctgggattacaggcacatgccaccatgcccagctaattttttgtatttttagtagagacagggtttcaccacgttgaccaggatggtctcgatctctcgacctcgtgatccacccacctcggcctcccaaagtgctgggattacaggcttgagccaccacgcccggcctgattttacatttcttaatACAGAAAAGTTGTGAAGCAAAGGATTGACAATGAATTCAGAGGTGACAGCCCATAAACTTTAGTCAGGTAGAGTgctaaaatgtcttttatttttaaatttttctcttacatATTCTGGAATCACAGTTTTGTTTTCCTCTGCTATTTAAAGAATGCTTTAGAagctagttttcatttttccaagtatttgtctttttttttgtttaagcttTTGAAACAGCTACTGGATAGATTGTTTACATTCaagtaatactttttaaatcttgtgaaaatttttttcttcgtataattatatttgattttttttggctACATTCTGAATGTATATAGCTGGTTTATTCTTACATGCCTATATGATGGCTTCATATTTCTCCCACCCTTTGCCAAAACTGAAACAGTTCATATGTCCCATTTCCTCTTGAAAGGCTCTTCTCTCTGTTTGGAATTGAGATTATTTAAATGACTGCAGTCTTAGCTCCAGGATAGGCTCACAAAACTTGTGGTTTTATAGATTAACTGCATTGTTTTAAATAGGGTGGGAGCAGGTTATTTGTAACTTTCTACAGCTTATGTGGAAATAAAAGCTCTATATTACACTTTAAATCCTATCCATTGATATTACCTCAAATATGGCTGCTCTGAGTAAATCCACATTTACCTGTGCAATATCTCATTCTGCACCTTGAAAAGTAATGGAATCTCATAATCCATCCAGATATAACTCATCACATCTACTCTTTTCTTACATTGcttatttctttgcttctgttttttccgtttcttttttttctctttctttcctcctttctttttggtCTTTATCTTATTgatcactgaagcctcaaacctGTAAACTATTTACATctcaataaatagaataaattagcAAGTTTTGTATAAACATTTATCCAATATTTTAAGTgcattgtttttctctcttatttttgtcattgactgTATGAAAACTCCTAATGTTTCCTAAAGTGTTGTCTAGAGGCAGAAAAATTAAGTTGGTAAAGTAAAATGATCAGTCAATTCTTTCACTCCATATACAAcaagctttaaaaaaaggaattctgtAGCTAGGCAAATTAGGCTTGAATCCTCACATCACTCTTACGGACCATGTGGCATAgagcaaattatttaaagtttgtgtgcactgtttcttcatctgtaataaaAGATAATTATACAACCTTGAAGTTATGAGCATTACATGAGTTAataattgtaaaacatttttacaattgtCCAATGCCTAATAAGCTGCATATAATTGTTATTGCTATTGTAAGGGAAGAAACTGTCCTTGAGCCTTCTAGAGTTCCTGGCTAGGACTGAAtataaaactgacaaaagaggttaacaggaaaaacaatatacatttatttaataaaagtttttgtGACATGGGAGTCTACAGAAACTAGGATCCAAGGGTCCAGTAAAAATTGTCTAATTTAATGCATGGGTTCCATGAAGGATGGTCAGCTATGTAGAAATGGGATTGGATAAGAGGATATAACCTAATGGCAAAAGTCTATGAGGGGGAGGAGGGTAACCAAGCGAGTCCTGTGTTCAGATTCCTTTTGGCCTCTCACTGTAGCATTCCTTTACCTTGGAACAGGACAGGACCCTTCTAGAATGTGGATCTACTTTCAGACAACATAGAATTTCTTTACAATGAGCTCCTCTGCAAAAAtcaggagaaggtcagagtaatatttttatttttatttttattttttggcttgcTTTGAAGAAAGGAATGCTATTTTCTATGACCCACCTTGGGGAAGAGAAACTCTAGTTTCTAAGTCTTGCCTTGGGAGGAAAggggaagcagaagaaaggaaggtagaagaatgtaaaacaaactaataaacaaactaataaaaaccTAGATTCTGAAGCCCTTTCAGTCCCATTTGGTTCAAAGCACTCAGCTTGCCAAGTTACCATATTTCAAAGTATGGTATTCTGAGCCCCAGCGTTTCCCCCATCTGAAACTTTATAGAAAGTTTCAAAAATTCAGAGGTGAGCAAGTGGCAGGTTAGAGTATGAGTAGCAAATCTGCAAACGGGCAGAAGATATAGACTCTAAGGATAATGAACaaactgaaaagaacaaaatctaGCACATTGAACAATCTAAGCATGTAAGAACAGATCTAACTCATTTATTAACTCACACTTtagtcagtaaatatttttgttgataAACTATATTTTCTATCTGCTCTTTTATACCCTGGGGATATAATTCTAATGTCAAATAGACACAACACCTATCTTCATGAAGTTGCAATGTCACCCTACTGGTGGATCTAAATActaatcaaataaaacaaaaataataaaaatgattaagtgATAAGAAAGAGAGGCCCCATGGGGATAGGATAAGTCAAATAGTATATTTGAGAGAAAAGTAATTGAGCTGAGTTATGTGAAGTTTTATTAACTTGAGCGTTAAATATATCGCTTTTCCATATTGGCCAGAACAAATAGAAGAACCTGAGAGACTGCTTACATCTATAATTTGGTTTCAAATAAAGTAGAATAAGAAGAACACTAGTAGAATTTTCATGCAGGTTAACTGGATGTTGATTCTTGATGACTTTTAGTGTATTTTCAATCAGATATTTTAGGCCTAAATGAGATTATTCTAATTCTTCATACTCACTTCTTCCTTTGCCAAAGAATGATTCTTTTTGTGAATTCGAAAATGCAATAATAAACCGGATGACAACCTTGACAAAAGCGTTTTCTTAACAATTTTGAAACCCAGATTTGGGTGACCGATgcctaaaaatctaaaaatgatcCTGGAATGCcgcaaaatatttgaatttttaagagATGAATATTTAGAAACACACTGAGGCAGATTATTTCCTGCTTTCAGAAAACTCTCCTTAAAGGATTATGAAccaaaaagtagattttaagatGCTGTGGCTTCAAATAGCATGTCTCTTTTTATAAGATAAAATCTTGTCTATAATATAGTTACTGATGTGTCTCTGCAAACTGCTTTGCTATTTTTAGAGGAATTTTGAGTGTATATTCTTCTTTCTAGTCTTTACTTATTCCAATAGAGATATACATGTTCTCTTTGCATAATTGataaaaaagataagaaacagATGTACTAAAAATTATTATCTTGGGTCTCAAACTCACACTTACGAATTAACTCCAAAATGGACAATTGCTTCActatattctaatatatttttttctctggctGTATATCAGGACAATCACCCCTTTGGAGAGAGACAGTgtttaactagaaaaaaaaaataatgaatgcacTCTTAAAGGGTCTTTCTGTTAAAAAACTctggaacaaaaataaataaggcagaaTAAGTAAAGCAGAAGGTGTGAGTTTAAGTAAAGTGAGATTGCTCCTGTGTTCTGGGCCTTGTTTGTAGGTAACCCCCGACATAggcaccaaggaaggagagctaagcagaatcctGGCACAATTAAGATCTGAAACATACTTTAGGGGCTGCCATTGGGTATTCTTCTGGAAGGAATAGTTCAAGTTTAAAAGTCCCTCCCTCAAAGGGGGAATCCTGAGGGCCAGCAATGACCACATGAAAATAACGGGCGTTGCTCTCATCTGGTTCTGCTTTGATGCCAGGAACTGGTTCTGCCAGCAAACACTGGGTTCCCTTGATGATCCTGTGGGGCAGCCTGGCCATCTTGTCAGAACCCGAGTTTGGCCTCTGGTCTCCTCTTGGAATAATGTTATTAGAAACTATTATTTCAGTTCTAAGTCTGTTTGCTGCACTGAATCGTTCCCATGCCTTTAGGCCTTCTCAGCTGACAGATCAAGGAGGTAGAAATGTGGACATGCACTCATATATGTTGTATATACCTATCTATAACTATTTCTATCTAGTATATATATTAAGCTGAGAATAAGTTCATTTCATCGTTAACACTCATTGGTTATCACATGGATCACTCTAGAATACTCTCCATGCTAATCTGTAACCTCCTACTCCAATAATGTGAAATGTGGGATCAACTACctgccattcatttatttaactgttCAGTTCTAGTATACAACCATACTGGTTTCAGAATTGTTGAAACAGATCTGTATGAGAAACAACTTTATAATTACAGAGTAATGTATAGTTCattctgtctttaattttcaCACTCTTTTAGATGTTACTTAGGTCAGCACATTTATCCTATCCTTTACAGGTAAATTGTTTCATGATTTGTTATTGACAGATCTTGTtctgtctttcaggctggagtgtagtggcacaatttcggctcactgtaacctctgcctcctgggttcaagttattctcctgcctcagccacctgagtagctggtattacggGCATAGGTCACCACTCCCACTACTTTTTATACtgttaggagagacagggttttaccacgtggacccggctggactcgaactcctgctTCAAATGATttgtccacctcagcttcccaaagtgctgggattacagacatgaaccactatgcctggcaagttttgtgcatttttaatacaatatattgttttgTCACATTCTACATTCCTTTTCAGATTCCTCAAACATACTGAGTATTCCTCAAACCTACTCTATGGGTATTTGAAAAATGGATGGTGTCATTTATCCACCATTATGGTAttatatcatactgaatagttTGACTACAGGAAGTAATTCCATGTGTTTTACCTACTTAACTCTGCCCTTTTATCCCTCCTTTCAAGGaagtcttctcatttcttttaataaataattatttatgggccaggcgtggtggctcacgcctgtaaccccagcaccttgggaggctgaggcgggtggatcacgagtcaagagatc
It contains:
- the LOC101038057 gene encoding olfactory receptor 8H1 — encoded protein: MTRRNNTNVPDFILMGLTDSEEIQLALFIVFLLLYLITVLGNVGMILIIHLDLQLHTPMYFFLTHLSFIDLSYSTVITPKTVANLLTSNSISFRGCFTQMFFFVFLGTAECYLLSSMACDRYVAICCPLHYPVRMSKRLCRALVIGPYVIGFIDSLVNVVCMSRLHFCKSNVIHHFFCDTSPILSLSCTDTYDIEILILIIAGSTLMVSLITISASYVFILSTILKINSTSGKQKAFSTCASHLLGVTIFYGTLIFTYLKPRKSYSLGRDQVASVFYTIVISMLNPLIYSLRNKEVKNAFIRVMQRREYSR